CTCTTTACAGCCTACATTAGCGCCCCATTGTTGGCATGGTAACAGCAGGACTCTTGAGCGTGGCGTCCTCCGCTTTCCATTGTGATGTAATAGTCTTGATCTGAGTGTAGAACTGGATGCCCTGTGGAGCAACAATTCCGTTCAGCCATCAAAGACATTTCATACTACCCACAGACTTGCTTATATCTAGCTACACTGTCAAGCATTTTTAAGTCATGACACATTACCAATGTCTGAGTCTTGTCTCTGTGCAAGTATTTTAAGAGATCGTACTCTGTTCCCCAAAACCTAAACGTGTAAGTGTTCAGGATGGAGGACTGGGCTGAGGGGCAGAAACACGATCAGTTGAGATAAAAGTAATTGAACAGAAGCTGTTTGCTGGGAATGTTCGATAATTCAAAAGCGTAAAGGGAGCAGGagtaaagaaaataaaacacaacaaagCTTCAGTTCATAAGCGTTAAGCCTCAGACAGAAGCAGAATactccttccccccccccccctcatctctGAGCTGCCTTTAACCCTTGTGTTAccctcaaatcttaccgacatgctttatccttggggtcaatttgaccccagctaaataaatcctcagaaaataattataattcatattgttatccacttttttgtgacaggtacttaacaagagtgtaataaccaccatcaaaagccctacaaaacaatcccacccacccccacacccctttatgaacctgggaaccctggctggcaatattgcccatccagtgtcagcagcccaaaggcttgctgttgcttccaCTTTTGACTTATACAATCCTGCCAAAAttacttatatgtaatatgtacttgtgtatataataatgataataacaatatgttctcatactattacaataataatatccataatgtgtcaaatattcatgtatcttatgtttcatacagctggagtcaaactgaccccaaggaacattaatgtacaaaatatttgtacaggacattaaaaacatattattgtacaaatgtcatgctaactctgttgtacccttcaattaaggaaaagtcatgaaacaggaagtaaaaaaaaaaaaaccatataccgtgaaccatatattttatgatgttaaacgttgcttggggtcaaattgaccccaaggataacaggAGGCTTAAGAAACAGATGGCAAGTTTCACAACTGCCTCTACATGAGGtctgagatgagaggagagaggggagggaagaacagagaagagaagagagagacgagaggagatggagaagagaaggaaggagaagcGAGATGGACCACCAGTGTGAGATTCTCAGTGCTACCCGACAAATGCTCATTTCCAACTCGGAGTCCTGCCAACAACTCCTTGTTCTAATGGCATACGTCTTGGTTAAAACTTCATCACTGGTAAGATCACTATTGGTCCCAATCACTACACAGGGCAGTCACTGAAGGGTTAAATGGTGTACAGGGCTCTCAGCTTCAGAGGGACGCTATTTTCTATATTTCAGAGTGAGGCATTAATGACTTCAATGAGGCCAAGAATGTTTAATCCTTCATCCAAATTAACCAAAATGAACAAATTACCATCCTTGCCACCACTGGTGGATTACCACCTAGGTTTCAACATATCTCAAAGTTGTGTGTATGACCGAGACCCGGCAAGGCTCTTCAAGGTTCAAGGGTTCTCACCTGCTTGCCATAGAAGTTGGTGTCTCCACGGAAAGAGCCTCTGGATCCAGTGAAGGAGAACATGGGGAGAGGTACCGGAATAGGAACGTTGACTCCAATCTGCAGAGAGAAAACATGACAATGACAATTCTCCTAGGGCATCACACAAAGTGACCGCAATTATGAaatgatactgtgtgtgtgtgtgtgtaataagcaAAAAAATGTCAAATATACACTAAGGTGTAAATGGTTGTAGTACATTTTCCACATATAATTATTtgaatacaaatattttttttggacAGAAATGTTTAAGTTCAGGAAAAAGGTTATATCAAACTAAAGCTTGCCATCACGTCAGTTCAGAGGTTTATGATAAATATACATTTAAGGCCATTTTTTAGTGTGAACATGTCAAGATCTAGGTCCTGACCATATCCCAGAGTGCACTGCAAATCTCACCTGGCCCACATCCACCTCGTTTGTGTACTTCCTGGCGGTGGCACCGTTGGTGGTGAAGATGGCGGTTCCGTTGCCATACGGGTTGTTGTTGACCATGCTGATGGCTTCATCCAAACTGTCAGCTTCCAGGACGACTAGCACTGGTCCAAAGATCTCCTCTGTGTAGCACTTCATGTTGGGCTGTAGGTGGGTCATAGACACAGTCACAGATTAATTTGCAATTTGGTAACAAACCGGCAAAGGTAATCTCTGAAGAGACATGTTGACTGACAAGGTAATATTACACCATTTAATACAAATAGTAGGAGGCTGTTGCACAATTGCCATAAAGTAATTTGTGCTTCTCTAGGTCAGGGGAGAGTAAGCTGCCAGGCTGGTTCTCTGTGGACAGGAAGGCTATGGCTGTGGAATGAGCGTGATTCTCCCTATAACCATCAAAATGACTTTGAAGCCGCTATATGCAATAAAGTGACAGAACATTTACAGGAATGATGtatgccagtcaggatggcatGACGAGCAAAAAAAAATCGGAAATGGAGGAAAATGGAAAGAAATTCAGTCCTGTGCTTCCTCTTCGAaaaagacattttaaacacaTTTCTTTGGCGTTCAGACCTGTGTGGCGTTGAGATGGTCTAatgcagggattcccaaactgtggtattTGTTATTTGTCATCATGTAGGGCTGCTAATTAcacatgatgcctggaatgcatcaatagaatgtgttaaCGTTTTTAATGCgtcggatggtgggggtacgcgagccgagtcaggatgAAAGTGGTGGTACGCGGGggaaaaagtttgggaaccgctggtCTAATGGATCCTTTCCATGTTAATTAGTGTGAGCTGCTGATGCTACAGGAACTAAAATGTCACACCCAGCTACGGTAATTCCTGGAGTTGCTGTAACTTTTCTGTGCATGCCTTAGGGCCATCTTCAGACGGAGACATAGAATGGAAAACCGGTTTCACCTTGGCTTCGTTGAATAATGGGGAGATCTGTGCATGGCAACAAAGTTACTGTGAATCTGAAACACCGTTGTACCCTCCTTCATATGCAATTCTTGGACTTTGACCAGTTTCTTAATGGTTTCAATCTGCACAATGACAGAGCGTGATGCTGAACACAGACTGTGACTCAAACCATCCCTCTTATCACCGCCTCCCTCCACATGTTACGGTACATGTTTGAGTCTGAGATTCAGGTAGAAGGTTGCTAGAGCCTGTTGTGAGCTGCAAGGCAGCCAATCACCATAACTCACTTAATTATTCATGTGGGTGCCAGACAAGCTTGAAGGGCACTAGATATCTGCTAAAATGGGCCATTTCATTCCCCAGCCTAATTATATGGTTGTAAAATCACATCTGTTTTTGACAGACCAATCAGATAAGTTGCATACTGTTAAAATACTCTGTCCATCCATTGTCATCTTTAATATGATGCTATGCCTGCTAGACCTGCACACATTCTCCAAGAAGGCACAAATCTGGATGACGGGAGCCTATTGCTCTGTAAAAGGTCTCCTCCAGCATTCCAGCCCATAAGCTTGGAGGGATTTGGTGCAGAAGAGCTCATGGGCAGGACTGTATGCATTCTCTGCTCACTATCTTACATCTAGCATGCTTTTGACCTCACATAGCTGATGGTGAAATGATTTGAAGGTttacttgtttttttcttacatTTTCCAACCCAGACCTCGGAACTCCATTGTGAATAGCCTTGGCTGCTAGTTGGAATGACAACGTACGTGACTAAGATTAGATATAAACCATGAAATTGATAAATgtgggcggtggtagcgtagtggttaaggagctgggctagcatgcagtagcttgtaaagttgtgggttcaactccttgcttccaccattgtgccatTGAGCAAGACACTTTAATATAAATGACATATGTACcagaggtgggagtaagtcacacatgtacaagtcacaagcaagtctcaagtcttaaccttcaagtctcaagtgacagtcaagcaagtcaagtcaagtcatagcttgggtcaagcaagtcaagtcaagtcatagcttgggtcaagcaagtcaagtcaactttgacaagcgcgacagtgcaatgggttttaggagggtttaggaccgtcaatgctatatcatattatacataagcctaacatgtgaaataagctacttttctatactgattgctggcagttagctaggcctacttactgttgttagcctactactaggctgtaacgtatggaacagggacatgtttaagagggagggagaaagagaggcgcttactttaggttacattggcaacattttcGCTATATATAGATTAAgcttagacaagaaaatgtttcactttgccatttcacacattttaacctaatatggcgttaactaaaaagcataacagattcaaagccaactcttaatatgcctcaaatttgacgttaggtttctaacgtggtggtggttatgtcgctattttacacacttgcagactgctgttcatttctcctttgacttgtcagatacatcatctgtgaagccaaacattattatgttttggtataaacgtagagccttccatatttgcaagttagcctacctcagtctgtctcatttgatctggcacttgctgttggtctgtCACGTCGCGTCACTTGGTACAATGACCGGTTCGCTCGTGTGACgcatgcaacagcacctaagcagattttctaaaatcgtaaagttaactccttaatatctatgaaaaaaataaaaagtcaagtcatttcaagtcatttgtctcaagtctaaAATAAAGGctcaagtcatgaatagcaagtcaaagtcaagtcgagtcttttatacatgttgatcaagcaagtctcaagtcttaaaaaatgtgactcgagtctgactcgagtctgactcgagtcaagTCAAGTGACTCGAGTCCCCCATATCTGATATGTACTGTAAGTCCCATTGGATAgaggtgtctgctaaattaataaatgcaaatgtaaaggAAAATCATGCTGCTTACGGTGACGTTGCCCAGGATGGTGGGGCCCACGAAGTTGCCGTTCTCGTAGCCCTTGACGTGCACGTTGCGGCCATCCAGCAGGACCTTGGCGCCCTCGTCCACACCACTCTGGATCAGGCTGTTGACGCGGTTCTTGGCCTCGGGCGAGATGAGTGGCCCAACGTCGGCACCAGGCTGGTCACCTGAGAACAGGGGCGAGGAAGTGGACATTTCATTGACAGGATAACGATCAGCATCCCAGGCTTTCAGCAGTGCCATTACACGTTCATACAAGCTAGCTGTGGTGGCcacctcaaagtcaaagtctgctttattgtcaatttcttcacatgtcaagacatacaaagagatcgaaattacgtttcccactaacccacggtggagacaagacatattttaccaattaagtccacagacaaacataacattcaagtaaacaatataaaaagtaaataagaaggcacatacaatgaagaaataagagcagcaaaatttgggttgaaattgtgcaattgtgcatagacagtcaatataatagtgcaaaagtcaggccaataagtGGCtaaggtagttctgtttgacctaagtatgcaagtggcatagtggtgcaagttatgcaagagcagcagaagtatgttcagaagtgttttcaggacaacaacaacaagttgcaaagtgtgcaagtgtacaagtggagtagtgcaaggcagccattgtgggtccaaagtccaggatgttatgtagctgagggtggaggggggagagagttcagcatcctaacagcctggtgtatgaagctgttggtgagtctggtggtgcggaagcgcaggcttctgtacctcttcccagagggcagtagatcaaacaaattgtgagcggggtgacttgcatcactcacaattgtggtcgccttgtgggggaggtgggtggtgtaaatgtccttcagggaggggagtgaagcaccaataatccttccagatACCTGAAACCCTTGAGCATCACTAAGACTAGAGAACAGGGCTAATCAGCACTTTTAGGCTACCCGTTTGGCAAGcccagtcctgtgtgtgtgcgtgtgtgtgtgtgtgtgtgagagtgtaggATGTGTGAATACTCTGTGATAAGCATTTTTAgccagtttttttttcctccagaCATTTTATTGTGAAGCACCCTGTAACCTTCAACTTTATATAAGAAACTTACTAGAACCTACTTCACCAACTTATTTTCCACTTTATAAGAAACTTACTGGAGCCTACTTCACCAACTTGTTGTCTTTCTTCTTACCCAAAAGGGTAGAACCCTGGCTAATACGGTGGTGCAACAGCACACGGAAAAACTCATTAACACGACGGGACTCAATGCACCTCATTTTGTAAAAAGTTGTAGCTACGTGTTTGTCCAAATGTCAGCCTCGCAACAGCTTTCTAAAAATATATTACACAATTCTAATCTTCTGccttttttgacaaattccactTCACAGTCCTCTAGCTGTCTGTTTGGTGCAAGTATGAACacagttttttgtttgttttttaaagcaCACAGCCCTGGCTCTAAGGTTAAAGAAACATAGTTGCAGTGCTTACAAGCACACAGCAGGGGTGTAATTTGTTGGGCTGTTAAGCTTAAATCAACAACTTTTTGCCAAGCAGCAGACTCCAGCTTAAATCACCTATCTGCTAATTGCTGGCacaaatgtgagtgtgtgtatgtatgtgtgtgtgagtacacatTTACCTGCGTTGACATGCAAGTTTAAGAGTGCAAGTAGTaacgtattttccggactataagtcacatttttttcatagtttttcatctttttttcctctctcgctctctcgaaGGTAGCCTGTCCAGCATTTtctctgctgccggcttgtaCCTCCAAATCGCCCAAAATGCCTGACTTCATTGCATTCTCTActtttttagctacattttcatgtaccacatcagcatttatgttcagtgaatcttttgtgaATTGCTTTACAATTGTCGTCGGGCCATCCTCctactccttcgtcttcattaacattcctggtagaattctcaatctttttggcctctatgtgtccagttacatagtcacTGTCTGctcttggtcttggattttgtgaagtaaatttctaaataaatgcgacttatagtccggtgtgacttatatatatatatatatatatatatatatatatatatatatatatatgtttttttttctcttcatgaggcatttttgactgatgcgacttatactccggagcgacatatagtccggaaaatacgctACATATTTACCTGCGTTGACACACAggtaggtgagtgagtgagcacacATTTACCTGCGTTGACGCGCAGGttcttgagagtgtgtgtgtgtgtgtgtgtgtgtgtgtgtgtgtgtgtgagtgagcacaTATTTACCTGCATTGACGCGCAggttcttgagtgtgtgtgtgtgcgcgcacatttACCTGCATTGAGGCGCAggttcttatgtgtgtgtgtctgtgtgtgagtgagtgagtgagtgagtgtgcgtgtgcgtgtgtgagagcacACATTTACCTGCATTGACGCGCAGGTTCTTGGTGCGTTCCACCAGCTCGGGCAGCCAGTCGCGCGCCTCTCCCACCAGGATGGCGGTGCTGAGGGCCATGCAGCGCTGACCTGCCGCCCCAAACGCCGCACCCACCAGCTGGTTCAGCGTGTTCTCCTTATTGGCATCCGGCATCACCACGCCGTGGTTCTTGGCTCCCTGTGAAGTCACAGTCAGGTCAGAATAACAATCAGCAtcagtaaacaacaacaacaacaacattacgCTTGTAGAAATACAACTTTTTCATGCTAATTTGAGAGAAATAGTGGTAAGCGTAATGAACAACTAgagtgtgtttgcgtttgtgtgtggtaGGCTTACTGTTGACCCTGAAAACTGAAAGCTTTCGCCCAGACTACAGCCCGTCTCTGCCCACTGCTACTCACTCATGTGGAAACAACGCTGGcttaaagccacacacacacacacacacacacacacacacacacacacacacacacacacacacacacacacacacacacacacacacacacacacacacacacacacacacacacacacacacacacacacacacacacacacacagaagcctaAGGCTAATGctacacacttctgcctgaGGAGGAGTTATTGCTACACATACAGTTACAGCATCTGTCTGAGTGGAGGCTAATGCTACTAATATCTGATCTATTGCTAACACACATCCAtcttatgggattaatgtaacACATCCACCTTATGTTGCTAATGCTAACACGCACCCACTTTATGTGACTAATGTAACACACATCCAcgccagatagcaaaatcagattggcagatagcggaccgctggtgttatgccacttgtggtccaccgttggaccaccatctctttaaatttaacttgtcatgaatattaagaaaagttaatataattatatatggagtataactaaacaaataaaaaacattttagatCAATAGCGGCAAAATATTGgccaatttgtctgcaacccaccagcggaccgccagagaAGCGAGGAGCAAAATGCCAGCGAaccgccagctatgcccccaatggaccgacagcggtccgccagcctcttgctatctgggaccTTATGTTACTAATGCTAACACACATCCACCTTATTGGACTAATGCTAACACATCAGTGGGAGTGGGGTCTCACCATGTTGGACTGCACCCTCTTGCCGTTCTTGGAGCCCCTCTCGTAGATGTACTCTCCGGCTTGGTTGGAGCCCACGAAGCTGATGGCCTTGATGGCAGGATGGTCACAGATAAAGTTCACAGCtgccagagagagggaaaaacgCAGCAGTcattaactagaaaatgtaatttcgaggaaattaccagtgcatgaaaatataaaaacatactgtatatcaacataaaatgcaaaacaaacttttatttggaaacagtttgcaggagtcatagttgataacagctgacagttgaaatgtctgaacagttaaatagttgagtagtttaaatagttaaattatttaatagtgaattattgtagtgaggacatttattttgaaacagctgtgggcagaggaaatagtctaaaagaatctgtagtcttaggagagccagattgtatgcttaaagcctgataCAGAGTAtattgtttaaaagttgaatgtagatagtgtaatggatgttgatggacagaaagttgaatggatgttgataagcagattgtttaatggatgttgatgggatagtttaatgggtggatgagtgaagggtttgaagaggatgaatggatagaaagttggatggaatgtgccttatatccttgtagaatggaggtacacagagagagttggcctagttgagcagaaagcagttgatacaggtgcaatcagtttaactggccctttgatgggtcctagttgagcagctggaagttgatacaggtgcaaatcaagttaattagcccattgtgatgtcatagtgccaatgcaaagtctatagggaaaaataagcttgttttttattaaatctcaaaaagtataaagtttacaaaagtgaaaaatacattcctcaagtgtccttttcaagacctacgttacaacgTTTAAACGacgtttctacgttaaacggttgaagctgaattagatgcagaaatataagaaaaataagaagaagacttcggataacagaaccgtgcattttcatgcactgtaattagtcAGTGCTGAGTCATGCTCATCTAATGCTCAGTCAATGCTTAACGAATTCTGAAATATCATCACTCTAGATCAGGGGTAcctaacttgtgtgtgtgtgtgtgtgtgtgtgtgtgtgtgtgtgtgtgtgtgtgtgtgtgtgtgtgtgtgtgtgtgtgtgtgtgtgtgtgtgtgtgggtgggggggatgCAGCTGTTGAGCTCCATTCAGCAGAGATAAACAGGCCTATAACACGAGCGAGTAGCCAAGGTCACCTTGGAGCACTGTCCGAGCAAAAGCCTATTGATCAATGGTATGACTGACGGCTGACAGTCTTTCAGAGTGAGGCAACTCCGGTCTGTATGAGAGGAATAGCCAAACATTTTGAAACGGTTCTGTGGCCTGCGTATTCACAATGAGTACAAATGGCAGTTGGATTTAGATGAGGCGATTTCCTAGGCAGTCATTGGGACTATATTGGGGTTAAGCACAGACGAAGCACTGCTACTTAGAAGTGCTCTGAACACATGACTTCAGCTAGACCAGCGGTCCGATACTCTTTGCAGCAGGCTTAGGTTTAaaccaagggcgtaggtttggtctcagctttggtggggacagtatcgacataagagtgacatgacacggtcatgacacatgaaccctaaccctaatcctaacctttaaccctaaccctaacttgtgacaaaaaccgaatgacacctaatgaagcgttatgtcataaacttttatgacttgtttatgacacgttcatgacagtgtcatgtcactcttatgttgatactgtcaaagTGTAACCGATTCAATTAATCAtattttctatgtcattagataaaataaatgttcaaaaaacaacCAAGTCAGAGATCATCTTTCTGGGGTCATAGAAGAGATAGAAGAGAAGTGTCTCGCCACGTTAATTTCtttgagtatggaaatgcaccatagttatcttttttttttttgcattgtgtAAGCTACATTctcaaatacattagcctacataaacagaatatagaaACAGGAAAATGTTTcagatccattgtttattgcaaCTGCAAGATTCTAACTTATGGTAGCCTAATTAACCTAATTaatgtgtggggcggaagctgcactgaatacaacaggaaagccctgcagcgcatagtgaacacagctggaaggattattggtgcttcactcccctccctgaatgacatttacaccacccacctcacccgcaaggcgaccaaaattgtgagtgatgcaagtcaccccgctcacaatctgtttgatctaatgccctctgggaagaggtacagaagcctgcgctcccgcactaccagactcaccaacagcttcatacaccaagctgtaaggatgctgaactctctccctcctctcccccctcagctacataacatcctggacattggacccacaatggccgcctgcactactccacttgcacacttgtacactttgcaacttgttgttgttgtcctgaaaacacaacatttctgctgctcttacataacttgcaccactatgccactttctttcttacttaggtcaaacagaactaccccagccttttattggcctgactttgtgcatagacagtcaataaaatactagtgcaatttcaaccaaattttgctgctcttattttttcattatatgtgccctcttatttacttatttttttgtttacttgaatgttatgtttgtctgtggacttaaattggtaaaatatgtcttgtcttcaccgtgggatagtgagaaacgtaatttcgatctctttgtatgtctggaacatgtgaagaaattgacaataaagctgactttgactttgactttttaaCAGTCAGTGACATGGTAACTCTGTGCCTTCTATTTTGTTGTGCTGTAAGCGACTGTCCGTGCTGCACACTCATaatcaacatgactcctaaccttgaaagattacagaagctagg
The nucleotide sequence above comes from Alosa sapidissima isolate fAloSap1 chromosome 6, fAloSap1.pri, whole genome shotgun sequence. Encoded proteins:
- the aldh6a1 gene encoding methylmalonate-semialdehyde dehydrogenase [acylating], mitochondrial, whose product is MAGAIARTLWRKKIPVHVCRMSYSSSVPTTKLFIDGKFVESQTSEWIDIHNPATNEVIGRVPKATQEEMLAAVNSCSKAYSAWSDTSILSRQQIFLRYQQLIKDNIKELAKSITLEQGKTLADAEGDVFRGLQVVEHACSITSLMLGETLPSITKDMDTYTYRLPIGVCAGIAPFNFPAMIPLWMFPMGLVCGNTYLLKPSERVPGCTMLLARLLQDAGVPDGTLNIIHGQHAAVNFICDHPAIKAISFVGSNQAGEYIYERGSKNGKRVQSNMGAKNHGVVMPDANKENTLNQLVGAAFGAAGQRCMALSTAILVGEARDWLPELVERTKNLRVNAGDQPGADVGPLISPEAKNRVNSLIQSGVDEGAKVLLDGRNVHVKGYENGNFVGPTILGNVTPNMKCYTEEIFGPVLVVLEADSLDEAISMVNNNPYGNGTAIFTTNGATARKYTNEVDVGQIGVNVPIPVPLPMFSFTGSRGSFRGDTNFYGKQGIQFYTQIKTITSQWKAEDATLKSPAVTMPTMGR